The Schistocerca gregaria isolate iqSchGreg1 chromosome 4, iqSchGreg1.2, whole genome shotgun sequence genome contains a region encoding:
- the LOC126267613 gene encoding uncharacterized protein LOC126267613 gives MRACILLVLAASVAVASVEGVAPDAYLSISNDDCDQSRLKWPCPGQCSLEIQPVYATCEHGRLETFINCCTWHRDVCQFRRREYRRRKWPQPLLPSLSLPPALLSRHPLTCFVFLLQHAGSIPRVLASAAQPESPGPGTVG, from the coding sequence CTGCGTCAGTGGCCGTGGCGTCCGTGGAAGGGGTGGCGCCCGACGCCTACCTGTCCATCTCGAACGACGATTGCGACCAGtcgcggctgaagtggccgtgccccGGCCAGTGCTCGCTGGAGATCCAGCCAGTGTACGCCACGTGCGAGCACGGCCGCCTCGAGACGTTCATCAACTGCTGCACGTGGCACCGCGACGTGTGCCAGTTCAGGAGGCGTGAGTACCGCCGCCGCAAATGGCCGcagcccctcctcccctccctttccCTCCCTCCTGCCCTTCTCTCCAGGCACCCTCTCACCTGCTTCGTCTTTCTGTTGCAGCATGCAGGTTCCATTCCAAGGGTCCTCGCGTCGGCGGCGCAGCCCGAGAGCCCTGGACCTGGCACAGTGGGGTGA